One segment of Capillibacterium thermochitinicola DNA contains the following:
- a CDS encoding nucleoside kinase, producing METVRVELNGETKVVPKGTTVQEILGAWPGQSHPQIMAAMVGKDLRELSYRVTEDTVVKPVDLTHADGVRIYSRSLIMVMIRAAKEVFPGCQVRIMYSLSKGLYGELYIGRPVMEKDLRLVEERMRAIIAADEKIEKQKMPLEEAIRLFKAEGLTDKAQLLSYKQTQEVSIYRCGDYYDYYYGYMLPSTGFLKEFELLFHLPGFLLRYPSQTSPEKVPPYVEQRKLSQIFYEYEKWGEVLEVNDIGSLNRMIEAGKGHELIRLAEALQEKKIAHIADEITRDRERIRLVMIAGPSSSGKTTFTQRLAIQLRVNGVRPVSLSLDDYFVSRNRTPRNEKGEPDFEALEAIDLDLFNEQLADLIMGKKVEIPRFNFMKGEREYRGEVLQIKPDQPILIEGIHGLNEKLTQSVPKDRKFKVYISALTQLNMDNHNRIPTTDNRLIRRIVRDSQFRGHDALMTLRLWPAVRQGEEKNIFPFQEEADIMFNSALIYELAILKKYVEPLLQAIPPEVSEYAEAKRLLKFTAYFLPLDETEVPSNSILREFIGGSCFV from the coding sequence ATGGAAACAGTCCGCGTAGAACTGAACGGTGAAACGAAAGTTGTGCCGAAAGGAACGACCGTGCAGGAGATTTTGGGTGCGTGGCCCGGGCAAAGTCATCCTCAAATTATGGCGGCGATGGTCGGTAAGGATCTCCGGGAGCTTTCCTACCGGGTGACTGAGGATACAGTGGTGAAGCCGGTTGATCTTACCCATGCGGACGGGGTCCGGATCTACAGCCGCAGCCTGATCATGGTGATGATCCGGGCGGCGAAGGAAGTCTTCCCCGGCTGTCAGGTGCGGATCATGTACTCTTTAAGCAAGGGCTTGTACGGCGAACTCTATATTGGACGGCCGGTGATGGAGAAAGATCTCCGGCTGGTGGAAGAGCGGATGCGGGCGATCATTGCCGCCGACGAAAAAATCGAGAAGCAGAAGATGCCATTGGAAGAGGCGATCCGGCTCTTCAAAGCCGAGGGCTTGACCGATAAAGCTCAGCTTTTGTCTTACAAGCAAACGCAGGAAGTCTCCATTTACCGCTGTGGCGACTATTATGACTATTATTACGGATACATGTTGCCGAGCACCGGTTTTTTAAAGGAGTTTGAGTTGTTGTTTCACCTGCCCGGCTTTCTTTTGCGTTATCCGTCCCAAACTTCGCCGGAGAAGGTCCCGCCCTATGTGGAGCAACGCAAACTGTCCCAGATCTTTTATGAATACGAAAAATGGGGCGAGGTATTGGAAGTCAATGACATCGGGTCATTGAACCGGATGATCGAGGCGGGAAAGGGGCATGAACTGATCCGGCTGGCCGAAGCGCTGCAGGAAAAGAAGATTGCCCACATCGCCGACGAAATTACCCGCGACCGGGAAAGGATCCGTCTGGTGATGATTGCCGGCCCCTCTTCGTCGGGGAAGACCACTTTTACCCAGCGGTTGGCGATTCAGCTCCGGGTCAACGGAGTCCGGCCGGTCTCGCTTTCCTTGGATGATTATTTTGTCAGCCGGAACCGGACTCCCCGCAATGAAAAGGGTGAACCCGACTTTGAAGCTTTGGAAGCGATCGATCTGGATCTCTTCAACGAACAACTGGCCGATTTGATTATGGGGAAAAAGGTTGAGATTCCCAGGTTCAATTTTATGAAGGGAGAGCGCGAATACCGGGGGGAAGTTCTTCAGATCAAACCGGACCAACCGATCCTGATCGAGGGGATCCACGGACTGAACGAAAAACTGACCCAGTCGGTACCGAAGGACCGCAAGTTCAAGGTTTATATCAGCGCTTTGACCCAGTTGAACATGGATAACCATAACCGGATCCCCACCACCGACAACCGTCTAATCCGCCGGATCGTCCGGGACAGCCAGTTCCGCGGTCACGATGCCCTGATGACTTTACGCCTCTGGCCGGCGGTCCGCCAGGGGGAAGAGAAGAATATTTTCCCCTTCCAGGAGGAAGCCGATATCATGTTTAACTCCGCCCTCATCTACGAACTGGCTATTTTGAAAAAGTATGTGGAGCCCCTCCTACAGGCGATCCCGCCGGAGGTGTCGGAGTATGCCGAAGCAAAGCGGCTCTTGAAATTCACCGCCTATTTCCTGCCGCTGGATGAGACGGAGGTCCCGTCCAATTCAATCCTGCGCGAGTTTATCGGTGGCAGTTGCTTTGTCTAA